A window from Zingiber officinale cultivar Zhangliang chromosome 7A, Zo_v1.1, whole genome shotgun sequence encodes these proteins:
- the LOC121999368 gene encoding uncharacterized protein LOC121999368, protein MESTRVGKRLWHIVRAVFYMIRQGLSKDKLMMDLHLLRKRGKLIGKALGNLMTFHHHHHGRHHHHRHHGNSLHNSVSFYSSKEAAFNCNTCLAYPSYDHNSHRHNCDYEAMAFTEALEMLNSEEDYVESSDMASSLSPAPSLWSFEKSPVAVRQLRVTDSPFPLKEEEEATDSHIDEEAEQFIKRFYEQLRLQQRITPMTPEYKHCRKEALVVGRA, encoded by the coding sequence ATGGAGTCTACAAGAGTTGGGAAGAGACTGTGGCACATAGTGAGAGCGGTGTTCTACATGATCCGACAAGGCCTCTCCAAGGACAAACTCATGATGGATCTCCACCTTCTCCGAAAGCGTGGCAAGCTTATCGGAAAAGCCCTCGGCAACCTCATGAcgttccaccaccaccaccatggtCGCCACCATCACCATCGTCACCATGGCAACAGTTTACATAACTCTGTCTCCTTCTACAGCTCCAAGGAGGCGGCGTTTAACTGTAACACATGCCTTGCCTATCCTTCATATGACCACAACTCCCACCGTCACAATTGCGATTATGAAGCGATGGCTTTTACGGAGGCGCTCGAGATGCTGAACTCGGAAGAGGACTACGTTGAGTCCTCCGACATGGCATCATCCCTGTCGCCAGCGCCTAGTCTGTGGAGCTTCGAGAAGAGCCCAGTGGCAGTGCGGCAACTAAGGGTTACTGACTCACCATTCCCTTtgaaagaggaggaagaggcgACGGATAGCCATATAGACGAGGAGGCAGAGCAGTTTATCAAAAGGTTCTACGAGCAGCTTCGCCTCCAGCAGAGGATTACTCCAATGACTCCGGAGTACAAACATTGCCGGAAGGAAGCGCTGGTGGTGGGTCGAGCTTGA